In Nomia melanderi isolate GNS246 chromosome 4, iyNomMela1, whole genome shotgun sequence, the following are encoded in one genomic region:
- the NaPi-T gene encoding na[+]-dependent inorganic phosphate cotransporter, translated as MTITGIHKDGAKMDDLVDKVNSLVITDGIGDSNNCKVCNNDGKSLSVAQKLVFHQVHSSIDNGTNKVILIDAPSGTGKSYLLSKLALKYADSLQFAVFRKDQSSELSLRQIDSYTYVSYNMRNFKLRYHEAIHMFKVGGLNNIDVLFLLLTYAQKYVHVRHSVKVIILDAYTIASPLMLLLLYIVSLKNDMTLIFAGNKLQLGAINRSAIHGRSNFDILEIFSHQTIYELTTNIRSTESQFLDKLSRYRDMLASYSSRGDAPFHFNLRYFLYRLFPNKYNPAITEDFRSTYMAYFHRTITKRMYRFMKSLKPGEYSVEPFPGVPFDVTDKNENKFFPGLLLVKGYKYVYITAAGVHHIVELLNMNCKGTKLDSLTVRYANGKTQKIERCKLNFYQILPAYRNWLEQKAKTKNKDFIHFPLRPYALTYHAALGRTISDTIELDTECPKASSVYVGLCCLPSESAIRKFHAKRDFLSFIATRYMEDVDDGMYYYRYPMTDPKGLMILEHLKTSEDSDYIKSFLKDIQWTTVTNINSFEGSTGAFLRIKRTVFQKTKKEIDVTISTPLMEVTKFIKDNPTVILDTMKSASGGLSNKSVQSKEYRNLDVYTSLSKEFSKWRQENKESKNN; from the exons ATGACAATAACCGGTATCCACAAAG ATGGCGCCAAAATGGACGACTTGGTTGACAAAGTGAACTCACTGGTGATCACGGATGGGATAGGCGATTCTAATAATTGTAAGGTCTGCAATAACGATGGCAAATCCTTGTCGGTTGCACAGAAGTTAGTGTTCCACCAAGTGCACAGTTCGATCGACAATGGAACGAACAAAGTGATCCTGATCGACGCGCCGAGCGGCACTGGTAAAAGTTACCTGCTATCCAAATTGGCGTTGAAATATGCCGACTCGTTGCAATTCGCCGTGTTCAGGAAGGACCAGTCGAGTGAACTTTCGTTAAGGCAGATCGACTCGTACACTTACGTGTCCTACAACATGCGAAATTTTAAGTTACGTTATCACGAGGCGATACACATGTTCAAAGTGGGTGGCCTGAACAACATCGACGTACTCTTCTTGTTGCTAACGTACGCGCAAAAGTACGTTCACGTACGTCACTCGGTCAAAGTGATCATCCTCGATGCATACACTATCGCTTCGCCGCTGATGTTGTTATTACTGTATATCGTGTCGCTGAAGAATGACATGACGTTGATCTTCGCCGGCAATAAGTTGCAGCTAGGCGCCATAAACAGATCAGCCATACACGGCAGGAGCAACTTCGACATCCTCGAGATATTCAGTCATCAGACGATATACGAGCTGACCACGAACATACGCTCCACCGAGAGCCAGTTCTTGGACAAACTGTCGCGTTACCGTGACATGCTCGCCAGTTACAGTTCTAGAGGGGATGCCCCGTTCCATTTCAATTTACGATATTTTTTGTACCGTCTGTTCCCGAACAAGTACAATCCTGCGATCACCGAGGACTTTCGGTCTACCTACATGGCATACTTCCACCGCACCATCACGAAACGTATGTATCGTTTCATGAAATCCCTGAAGCCGGGGGAATATTCCGTGGAACCGTTTCCGGGCGTGCCCTTCGACGTGACCGACAAGAATGAGAATAAATTCTTCCCGGGGCTATTACTGGTGAAAGGTTACAAATACGTGTACATCACCGCTGCAGGTGTGCACCACATTGTCGAGCTGCTGAACATGAACTGCAAGGGTACGAAATTGGATTCGTTGACCGTCCGTTACGCGAACGGTAAAACACAGAAAATCGAACGttgcaaactgaatttttatcaaattttaccAGCTTATCGCAACTGGCTCGAACAGAAAGCCAAGACGAAGAATAAAGATTTCATTCACTTCCCGCTGCGACCGTACGCGTTGACGTACCACGCAGCGCTAGGCCGCACGATCAGCGATACCATCGAGCTCGACACGGAGTGCCCTAAGGCCAGCTCCGTATACGTCGGTCTTTGCTGCCTGCCGTCCGAATCGGCCATCCGGAAGTTCCACGCCAAACGGGATTTTCTAAGTTTCATCGCCACCCGCTACATGGAAGACGTGGACGACGGGATGTATTATTACCGTTACCCGATGACCGATCCGAAAGGCCTGATGATCTTGGAACACCTCAAAACCTCGGAAGATAGCGATTACATAAAGTCATTCTTGAAGGACATTCAGTGGACAACTGTGACAAACATCAACAGCTTCGAGGGATCGACTGGCGCCTTCCTGCGGATCAAGCGCACCGTGTTTCAGAAGACTAAGAAAGAGATCGATGTCACGATATCCACGCCATTGATGGAGGTCACTAAATTCATTAAAGACAATCCGACCGTAATACTGGACACTATGAAGAGTGCGTCGGGCGGTCTTAGTAATAAAAGCGTGCAATCGAAGGAATACAGAAACTTGGATGTGTACACGTCTTTGAGCAAGGAGTTCAGTAAATGGAGACAGGAGAATAAAGAGAGCAAAAATAACTAA